ttaaaaaatggtttaaaaaaaaagaacaagcataTGAACACACTAGGGTGCATTTGTTAAACTTCCCAATTCTTGGCTTCACCCTCCTTCCCCAAaaagaggaatgttggaaaagtcATGAATTCCAGATAAggtcatttttgttttgtcagtACCTGCTTCCCCTTGCTACTGTCACCGATGTGCACTTTTATCTGTTGGGAGTTGTTCAAGTCTGGCGCCCAGGCTTTGTTTCTAGTCATAATTAGTTGTGCTTTCTGTTCCAAAGATGACGACGACTCTGTAGCTGACTTTCTCAATAGTGATGAGGAAGAGGACAGAGTGTCTTTgcagaatttaaagaatttaggTAAGTGTGTATGCTTGCTTCTTCATCAACCGCTAATCTATTTAATTCAATGTAtagagtctgattttttttttaagttactaaatACAGGTGACCCTTGAACTGCACAGGGGTAGGGCTCCCCTTCGTCTACCCTGCAGTTGAAAATTTATCTTCTGACTCCCCCAGAACTTacctactaatagcctactgtagACCGGAAACCTTACCGATAACTTAAGTCAATTAACACACGATCTGTATGTTCCATGTATTACATGttgcattcttacaataaagtaaatgagagaaaagacaatgttaagaaaatcacaaggaagggaaaatacatttacaacaCTGTATTGATGGGAGAACACTGTGTAGGAGGGGACCCGTGCAGCTCAAACCTGTGGTGTTCAGGGGTCTCCCTAACGGAGTGTGGTATGCAGATCCCTTTGGCCACTTGACTCCATAAACACTTGGGGCTTCCGCACCTCCCTGCCTAGAATCCTGCTGGTTTTGTGGGTCGCCAGAGTTCTCCCTCAAGGCTTGGTTCAGGTTACCCTTCCTCACCTTAACTTTCCTTGACCTTTTGTCTTTCTCAGAAGCAAGCACTTTCACCTTTCCATGGGGCCTGGAAATACACCACTCATACTTGATGGTAACTTCTCCCACGCCAGCCTGTAGGGCAGGGGCCTGCATTCGCTCCCACCTCCCCCGTGCTTCGTATGTGGTCTGGTCACTCCAGCAGACAGATTTTTAGAGGGACACCGGTGTTCATAACGCCTGGCGTTTTTGTAGGCCCACATGGTCAGGCCTGGGGGCAGTTCTGTGAAGTGTTGTGATGAACAGGCCAATGTGGTTCCTGCATGTGGAAGGTTTTGTTTCCGTCGCCTGAGGCCCACACTGCCACGCACCCAGTCCCACGGCAGTGAGGCCGAGGGCAGGCGTGGATGGTTTTGTAAACTGAGGCAGCAGGCAGATGTCCGTGTCTGTTCATTGCTACCAAGGCTGCAGTGTGAGGGCCGTGCGCTGGCCTTCACAGCGCTCAGACTGTTTGGTGTAACTCTCCTCACCCGGGAGAACATTCAGGCCCATGAAAAACAACGTGCCAACAAATTCATGTTGTTCTCTGTGTATGTGCTGGTATTTTTTTCCTAGTTGAAATGGCATAAAGTTAAACTTTTATAGGGATGCTGAGAACAAGAATCTGACGGCCTTTAACTGGGAGATCAGCTGCTCTGGTGACCTCACCTTGTTAACGTGGAGCATGGGTTCCATTCTCAGGTTTAAAGGTTTAGGGCATGCAGCACCCTTGACGGGTACTACACTGGACGCATTTAGCTTTTAGCCGTCTCCATCTGTCCCCACTTGAACCCACATCGGCTTTCTCGCTCATTTTTCAGGCGAGTCTGCAGCACTGAGAAGCCTTCTGCTCAACCCGCACCTTCGACAGCTGATGGTCAGCCTCGATCAGGGTGACAATAAGGCGAAGCTCATGCGAGCCTGCATGCAGGAGCCCTTGTTTGTGGAGTTTGCGGACTGCTGTTTACGGATCGTGGAGCCATCCCGGGAGGAGGATTCGTGAGCTGAACTCCCGAGCTGCTTGCtggcacatgtgtgtgcattcaCC
This region of Mustela lutreola isolate mMusLut2 chromosome 15, mMusLut2.pri, whole genome shotgun sequence genomic DNA includes:
- the ZNHIT3 gene encoding zinc finger HIT domain-containing protein 3 isoform X3 — protein: MASLNCSAVVCVICLEKPKYRCPACRVPYCSVTCFRKHKEQCNPETRPAEKKIRSAVTAKTVKPTENKDDDDSVADFLNSDEEEDRVSLQNLKNLGESAALRSLLLNPHLRQLMVSLDQGDNKAKLMRACMQEPLFVEFADCCLRIVEPSREEDS